Genomic segment of Halorussus sp. MSC15.2:
CGCGTTCTGGGTGATGACCCACGCGTCGCTCCGGAGTTCGGCGGGCGTCGTGCCCGTCATGGTCGAGCGCAGGATGGCGAGAATCTTGCGCGCGCCGGGGTCCAAGTCGCCCGCGTTCTGGCCCACCAGCACCGAATCGACCGCCTCGCGCTCGGACTGGCGCGCGCTCACGCTGTCGAACTCGGCGGCGTCCGCGACGGTCCGGAGAACGTCCGCCGTCTCGATGTCGTCTCGTTCGGAGAGGTCGCGGAACTCCCCGGCGGTTTCGAGGCGGAGGTAGAACTTCGAGGCGAGTCTGCCCAGCGGCGTGGCCGAGACCCCGAGGTCGTCCTCGTCGATGTCCACGAAGCCGCGGCGTTTGAGTCTGTCGAGGGCGTCCTGTACGCGGTCCTTCAAGTCCGCCTGAACGTCGTCGAGGCCGTACTCGTCGGGGTTCGAGCGAGCGCGGACGTCGTAGAACGTGGTTTCGAGCCAGTCCATCACGTCGCCGAGGTCCCGGATGGTCCCCATGGCGATTTCGGCGTTGAGGTGCGCGTCCAAGTCCTCCGCCAGTCGGGACTCTATCTCCTTGCCCTCGCGGAGGAGACGCCGGTACTTGTCGGCCTCCGAGCGGTCGCAGACCACCCAGCCGTAGCCCACGTCGTCGTACTCGGGGCGTCCGGCCCGGCCGAGCATCTGGAGGATGTCGAGGGGACTCATGTCCACCTCGCCTTCGAGCGGGTCGTGGAGCTTCGTGTCCCGGAGGACGACGCATCTGGCCGGGAGGTTGACGCCCCACGCCAGCGTGGAGGTCGAGAACAGGAGTTGGACCTTGCCCTGCTTGAACCACTCCTCGACCTTGTCCTTGTCGCCCTTCGAGAGACCTGCGTGGTGGAAGGCCACGCCGTCCAGCACCGACTTCCGGAGTGTGTCGTTCTGGAGGTCGTCGGCCTCGTTGTGGAAGTCGTAGTCGCCGCGCGCGCCCATCGGGATGTCGCGCTCGCCGATTTCGTCGCGGGCCTTCTTGGCGGCCTGTACGGTGTCCTGCCGGGAAGAGACGAAGACGAGCGCCTGCCCGTCGTCGCGGATGTGGGGTTCGGCGAGGTCCAGCGCGCGGTAGAGCCGCCGGTACTTGTCGGCGAACGAGTTATCGCCGTGGGTGTACGTCTCGACGCCCGAGTGGAGGTCCACCGGGCGGTAGTCGTCGCCGAACTCGAAGGTCGTCTCGGGCGGCGCGTCGAGCCAGTCGGCCACGTCTTCGACGTTGGGCATCGTGGCCGAGAGCGCGACCACGCGGGGGTCGGTGAGTCGCCGGAGACGGGAGACCGTGACTTCGAGGACGCTCCCGCGCTTCTCGGAGTCGAGCAAGTGGACCTCGTCGATGACCACGCAGTCCACGTCCCGGATGAACGCGTAGCGCCGCGAGTCGTGTTTGCGCGTCGCCGAGTCGGTCTTCTCGGGAGTCATCACGAGGATGTCGGCGCGCTCGGCGCGACGGGGGTTCAGGTCGCGCTCGCCCGTGACGACGTACACCGAGTAGCCCAGTTCCTCGAACCGCTCCCACTCGCTCTCCTTCTCGTTGGTCAGCGCGCGCATCGGCGCGACGAACAGCGCGGTGCCGCCCGCTTCGAGCGTCCGGCAGATGGCGAGTTCGGCCAGCGCGGTCTTGCCACTGGCAGTCGGTGCGCTCGCCACCACGTTCTCGTCGGTCTCGAGGAGCGCGTCGACCACCTCTCGCTGCATGTCGTTGAACTCCTCGAACGGGAACACCTCGGCGAACTCGGGGTCGGGGACTGCCTCGGCGACTTCCATCGTTCGTCTCAGGGGGACGGGGGAGGAAAGGCGTTTCTCTATCGGAACGAACAGGACGCGAGTCGGAAATCGACTGCTCCGAGCGGTCCCGCTCACAACCGGAAACTGCCGAGCGAGCGACCTACTCGTCCAGCAGTATCTCGCGCAACTCCGCGGGCGACGCCGCGACGGCGTCGGCCGCCGAGAGGTCCAACTCCTCGTCGGACTGGTTCCGATACCCCACGGCTCGCATCCCCGACGCCTTCGCCGACTTCACGCCGTTGGTGGAGTCCTCGACCGCGACGCAGTCCTCCGGACCCACGCCGACCTGCTCGGCGGCGTACTCGTAGACGTCGGGTTCGGGCTTGCTCTTCCCGTCTATCTCCTCGGCGCTGATTATCCGGTCGAACGCCTCGCGGAGGTCGAATCGGTCGAGCATGCGGTCTATCCAATCGTGGGGCGACGACGAGACCAGCGCGACCGTTCGGCCGTCCTCGCGGAGGTCGGCGAGCAGTTCTTCGAAGCCCTCCTGCAGCGCGACCTTCTCGCCGTAGATGTCGCGGGCCGCCTCCTCGTAACTGGCGACGAACTCGTCCTTGCTGGCGGTCATCTCGTTGCGCTCTTCGAGGTAGTCGTATATCTCCCGGAAGTTCATCCCGGTCGTCTCGCTCGTGTCGGGCGTCCCCTCCACCGCGGCGGGGAGAATCTCCTCCTGCTCGATTTCGACCCAGTAGCGTTCGGAGTTCACGATGACGCCGTCCATGTCGAACAGCACAGCCTTCGATTGCACGAGGGGAGCGACGACCCGGACGGGGATAGGTTTTCCGCGGCGGTTGCGGAACGATATCGTGAGCCACTATCTCCCGAACGTTCACCGACGGGTACGCGCCCGGTCGCGGGAGTGAGCGACCGTCAGGCGTCCTGCCGGCGACGCCACTCGTCGCGGACGGTGGGACCGACGCCGCCGACGCCGATGAGGATAGCCCAAGCCACGGCGCTCGGCGCGCCGAGCGCATTGGCGGCGAGGAACCCGACGACGGCGACGGTGACTAGTAACGCGGTTTCCTTCGTATCTCGGGAGATCATGTCCGATACTCGTCAGTTCGGAACAAAAAGGAACCGCCGCCGAGTCCGGCCACGCTAGAGTTTAAGGCCGAAACCGGGACGAACCCCGCTCGTGACCGAGACTGTCCACGTCTACGCCGGAACGTGTACCACGACCTACGCGACGAGCGGGGACACCGAGGAGGAACCGACGCGCCAGCGCGGTCGAGTCGTGGTCGTCCACAAACCCGACGGCACCGTCCTCGTCCACGACGCCGAAGGGTATCAGCCGGTCGCGTGGCTCACCCGCGCGAACGCGGTCCACCGCGAGACCGACGGCGAAGGCGGGTTCGCGCTCGTCGCCGTCAAAGACGGGGAGCGCCTCCGCGTCGAGAGCCACGGCAACCCCGACCACGCGCGCCACAGCGCGACCTCAGCGGGCGTCCGCGTCGGGACCTGCCCGGACTGCGACGGCGCGCTGGTCCGCGCCCGCGGTTCAGTCACCTGTCTCGACTGCGTCACCGAGTACGGCCTCCCGCGGGACGCCGCGATGCTCGATTCGACCTGCGACTGCGGCCTGCCCCGGATGGCGGTCGAACGCGGGGCGCGGTTCGAACTCTGCGTGGACCGGGAGTGCGAGGACCTCGACGCCGCGGTGCGCGGGCGGTTCGACCGGGAGTGGTCGTGTCCCGACTGCGACGGCGACCTCCGGGTCCTGCGCGAACGCACGCTGTTTCTCGGCTGTGAGAACTACCCCGACTGCGAGGTGACGTTCGCGCTCCCCGACCGCGAGGTGGTGGGAACCTGCGAGTGCGGTCTCCCCCTCGTCCGCAGTGCCACCGACGAGTCGGAGTGCCTCGACCACGAGTGCGGTGTGGGAGAGAGTCGCGATACGGAAGAAAGCGTAACAGAGAACGAGGACTGACGGAACGGCGGTATACCGGAGCTAGCTCCGCGTCGAGTCGATTCGGAAGCCGCGGAACCCGTCGGTCCCGGCCCAAACGACCAGACCGACCGCCGCGGCCGAGAGCGCGAGTCCCGACTTCAACGTTCCCGCCGTCGCGAACGCGACACCGCCGAGGGCCGTCGAGAGCGCCAGCGCTCGCGTCGGCCGCCGGTCGGTGAGCCGAACCGCCGCGACCAGAAACAGGACACCGACGGTGACGCCGACCGCCACGTCCACCACGTAGTGAACCCCGAGCACGACCCTCGACGCCGCGACCAGCGCGGTCAGTACCCCCGCGACGGCAAGTCGGCGGTTCCGGTCCCAGACGTCGAGTACGAGCGCCGCGCCGCCGTAGACCACAGTCGTCTTCAGCGCGTGACCGCTCGGGAAACCGTACCCGTCGCCGGTCACCATGGACTCGTACGCCGCGCGTCCCAGTTCGGGAATCCACGCTGGCGGCGTCGCCGTGGCGGCTCCCGGCGGACGCGGAAGCGCGAAGAAATGCTTGAGAACGGCCGTCAGCGAGTACGCGCCGAGGGTGAGCGCGAGCAGGTAGACGCAGTCGCTCGCGGGGGAGTCCGTGAGCGACCGGTATCGGGCCCCCAGCACGAAGACGGCACAGACGCCGAGCAACACGAACCACATGTCGCCGAGTTGCGTGACGAGTCCGGCGACCGCGGTCACCGCTTCCGGGAGCCGCGAGACGAACTCGGTCTCGCCGATTCCGCGTGTCATACGTCAGCTCCAGACAGGAGAAACGCATAAACGTTCGGATAGAACGAGTCGCGGAAGGGGCTCCGGCGACTCGGCGGTTCGGCGGTGCCACCGAAACACCGGAGGCCATTTGACGCCGCGAACCGGAACGACGACCATGAACGGACGCCTGCGTGACGACGAGGTGGTGGTCGGCGGCGACGCCCGCCAGCGCTACTACGACTCCAGCGGGTACGGCCGTCCGCTCGGGGGGCAGGAAATCGCGCTCTCGCGGGTCGAAGCCGCCTACCTGCTGTTCAAGGGCGACATCGACAGCGTCGTGCGAACTGGGTCGGCGAGTCGGGGCGAGTCGGACGACGAGGAGATGGGATTCCGGGAGTTCCTCGCCGACGCGGGCGGGGAAATTGTCGCCCGGTTTCTGGTGTACGCCGACCTGCGTGACCGGGGGTTCTACCTCTCGCCCGACCGCGAGGGGTGGGTAGACGCCCCGCGGTCGAACGACGACTTCGTGGTCTACCCCCGCGGCAAGGGACCGTGGGACGACTCGGTGCTCTACCGAATCCGGGTCGTGGGCGAACGCGCGGACGTACCCGCGGAGGAGTTGGGCGACGCGGTACTGGCGGTCGTGGACGAGGAGAGCGAGATTACCTACCTCGAAACCGACGAGGCCGACCTGCGCGGGAGTTCCGGCACCGACCTCCCGCACGGGGTCGCCGCCGACCTGCTCGACGACCGAGTGTTACTCTGGGACCCGCCAGCGGGCCTCCACGAGCGAGGGTTCTACGGCCAACCGCTCGACGCGCGCGACGGCGACCGGAATCGGTCGGGCATCCTCCAGTTGTCGCTGGTCGAGGCGGCCTACCTCGCCCGCGAGGGAGTACTCTCGCTGGACGCCGGGACGGTCCGCGAGCGCGGCCGGACGGTCGAGGGAAGACGGTTCGACCGCCGACTCCGAGTCTACCGGGCGCTCCGCGAGCGCGGTATCGTACCCAAAACCGGGTTCAAGTTCGGCGCGGACTTCCGAACGTACGCCGACGTGGAATCGGTGGACGACCTCGGTCACTCCGAGTGTCTGGTACGGGTGCTCCCGGCCGACCACGTCTTCTCGCCGCGGGACCTCTCGCTCGACGTGCGACTCGCTCACGGGGTCCGAAAACGGATGATTTTTGCGCTCGTAGGCCCCAACGAACAGATAACCGATTGGATTTCCGTGAGTCGATTGACACCATGACACGAGACACAGACAGCGGTCGCGAGGACGGGACAGACAGCACGACGGCGGAACCACTGCCAGACGAGCTTTCCGAGTCGGACGCCTCGGAGGTTCGTCGGGCCCTTCCCGATGGCGGGACCGCGACGGACGACGGCGAGACGACGCTCGACCCGTGGGGGTCGGCGACGGTCGCTGACTACCGGAAGCTGTTCGAGGAGTTCGGCATCGAGGAGTTCGACGAGATGCTCGCGGAGGTCCCCGACCCACACTACCTGATGCGCCGCGGGGTCATCTTCGGCCACCGCGACTACCGCCGGGTCGCCCGCGCGATGCAGAACGACGAACCGTTCGCGGCGCTCTCGGGGTTCATGCCCACCGGCGACCCCCACATCGGTCACAAGTTGGTGTTCGACGAGATAATCTGGCACCAGCAGCAGGGCGGCGACGCCTACGCGCTCATCGCCGACCTCGAAGCCAACAGCGCTCGGGGGATGACGTGGGACGAAATCGACGAGCACGCCCGCGACTATCTGCTCTCGCTTCTGGCGCTCGGGTTCGACCCCGAAGAGGGGACGCTCTACCGGCAGTCGGCCGACCGCGACGTGCAGGACTTGGCGTTCGAACTCGGGTCGCACGCGAACTTCTCGGAACTGGAGAACATCTACGGGTTCTCCGGCGAGACCAACGTCTCGCACATGCAGAGCGTCGTGACCCAGATGGCCGACATCCTGTATCCCCAACTCGACGAACCCAAGCCCACGGTCATCCCGGTCGGTCCCGACCAAGACCCGCACGTCCGACTCGCGCGTGACCTCGCGGCCCGGACGCGGTTCTTCGGCGTGACGAAGGCGTACGCGAGTTTCGAGGCCGACGAAGAAGAGCGGGAACTGCTCGCGGCGGCCTACGCCGCGCTCTCGGAGGAGGTCGGCGAGGAAGAGACGGTCCGCTGTGAGGACGCCGCCGACTGGCTGGAGGCGGAGATGGCTCCCGACGACGCCCGCGACAGCGTGGCGGCGAAACTCGGCGAGGCCGGGAAGGAACCGCTCCGGCCCCGCGTTCGGTTCCTCGACCAGAATGCGACCGACGAGGCCTTCGAGGCGCTCATCGGTGCGGTCGAGGGCGAGAAGCGCGTCTTCGAGGAGCACATCGACGCCTTCGGGATGGACCGCGAGGACGCCGAGGCGCTCGCCCGCGAGGTCGAGATGGACCACGGCGGCTACGGTTTCGTCGCGCCCTCCTCGATTTACCACCGATTCATGACAGGCCTGACCGGCGGCAAGATGTCGTCGTCGGTTCCGGCCAGTCACATCAGCCTGCTTGACGACCCGGAAGACGGCTACGACAAGGTGAAGGCCGCGACTACGGGCGGGCGCGAGACGGCCGAGAAGCAACGCGAACTCGGCGGCCGGGCCGACGAGTGTCCCGTGTACGAACTCTACGCTTACCTGCTCGCGGGCGACGACGACGAGTTCGCCAAGGAGGTGTACGACGAGTGCGTCGGCGGCGAACGGCTCTGCGGCGACTGCAAGGAGCAGGCCGCCCAACTGATGCGGGAATTCCTCGCGGAGCACCAAGAGAAGCGCGAGGAGGTCGAAGACCTGCTCGAACGGGCCGACATCGAGTTGGACAGCGACCGCAAGCGAAACTGACGCCTACCGGGGCACGGCTTCGTTTTTCGTCACCTTCCTTTCCTGTTCTCCTTTCTTCTATCTCTCCCTCATCGGTCTCCCTTCATCTATCTCAGCCTCTCGTCCGCCTTCTCCCTCCAGTCCGTCTTCGACCGTCGTACTCGTCTCCGGCCGTCGCTCGTTTCAACAACAGTTAACCCCTCGCGGACGGACCGAGGACACATGGCGACTGCGAACGCGGACAAACTCGAACCGCTCGGCATCGGTTTCGGCGCACTGCTCGTCCTCGTCGGACTCGCGACTATCGTCGGAACGCCGTGGGCGTACAAGTCCGGCGGCATCCTGCTGATGGTCGGTCAGGGTCTCGGCGCGGTGGCGGCCATCGCCATCGGCGCGGGTCTGGCGTGGCTAGCCCGGGAGTGACCGACTCGGCGAGTTCGAGGTGACGGGCGGACACTACGTCCGGATTAATCGAGTATGAGTTCGGCAGAGAGTTCTCTTTTAGAGAGCGGCGGGACACGACGGAAGAACGGGAAGACTGTATCAGCAGTCGGTAGACGACGAACCGAAACCGCGGAGAAACGGCGGACGGCGATTACTTGTTCGGCAGGAAGGCGAGTCCGAACAGCAGGACGACCGTGAGGCCGCTCAGGATAGTGACGCCCCACAGTCCCGCGATTCGCTCGTTGAAGTGGTCGATGTCATCGACCTGCGACTGATACGCTTCGACGTTCTGCGAGAGTTGGACGACGCCCTCCTGTCCCTCCGGGAAGTGAGCGACGAACGTCTGGTTGTTGTTCTCCGGGCCGAGGTCGACGGTCCCGCCATCGCTCAGCGACGTCTCCAGCGTGCGCGGCGCGTTCCAAGCCAGCGTCGCGGCGTCCGCGGTGACGTTGGTCACGGTCGTCTGATTACCCTCGAACTGGAAGGTCTGACTCTCCGAGTACTGACGGGTGTCGGGTTCGCCGAACTGCTGGCGCTTGTACTCGTCGACCGGAACGAGCGACTTGTTCTGGCCGTCGTCCACGACGACGTACTCGGTGCCGTTCTGCTCGACCGTGGTGGTGTTGTCGCTCAGGTTGAACTGCTGGCGGAGCGTGACCTGACTCGGGTCGGACGTGTTGGGAATGGAGACCAAGTACGTGGAGTTGTCCAACTGGACCGTCGAGTTGTTCTCCCACGTGGCGGTGTAGCGCGCCGACTGGTTGACGCGCGTCAGCGTTCCCTCGCCGTCACCGACCGACGCGACCGTGTACTCGTAGCCGTTGACGGTTAGCGTATCGTTCTGGGCGTACGTCTCCCCTTGAACGTCAATCCCCGGTTCCTGGGCCACTCCGATGAGCGAGTAAGACCCCGCGGCAATCACGAGGAAGAGGACGGCGTACACCGTCGCGGCTCGTCGTTGCATGTTCGAACCGTTTCGACGCGCGCCGTTTAATGATTACTTTTCGGCGACGATGGCGGGTTCGGTCGGGTCTCGGTCCGGTCTCGGTCTGGACCAGAGGCATCTCGTCGGACGCCGTCGTGACGACGGAGACGGCACACTGCTATCGCGACCCGCCAAGCGCAGGCGGAACTGGCCGCGGTAATCGAGCGACGCCGCGGCCGCACGGGGTGTCAGGAGGTTCGGGACGCGTGGTATGATTTTTCCGACGGGCGTACGACCTGTCGAGTATGAAATTCGGCGTCATCAGCACTGCCAACATCGGTCGGTCGGCAGTCGTTCCGGCGATTCGAGCCACCGACCACGAAGTCCTCGCAGTGGCCTCTCGCGATTCCGAACGCGCAGACGCCTTCGCCGAGGAGTTTGGAATCGCGCGCAGCTACGGCTCCTACGAGAACTTGCTCGAAGACGACGACCTCGACGCGGTGTACAACCCGCTCCCGAACGCGCTCCACGCTGAGTGGACGAAGAGAGCCGCGGACGCCGGCCTGCACGTCCTCTGCGAGAAGCCGCTCGCGGTAGACGCCGCAGAGGCGCGCGCGGTCGGCGATTACTGCGACGAGCGCGGCGTCACCCTCATGGAGGCGTTCATGTACCGATATCATCCCCGGACCGAACGCGCGGCCGATATCGTCCGCGAGCAACTGGGCGACGTGCGTTCGGTGAAAGCCACGTTCCAGTTCCCGATGGCCGACTCCGAGAACGTCCGACTCGACCCGGCCCTCGCCGGCGGGAGTCTGATGGACGTGGGCTGTTACGCGGTCAGCGCGGCCCGACTCTTCCTCGGCGAGCCGGACCGGGCGTACGCGACGACCCACGACGCGGGTGAGTACGACGTCGATACGAAACTGGCCGGCGTGTTGGAGTACGACCGAGACGGAGCGACCGCCGAACTCTCCTGCGGGTTCGAGACCGCCGATACCCAGTG
This window contains:
- a CDS encoding DEAD/DEAH box helicase → MEVAEAVPDPEFAEVFPFEEFNDMQREVVDALLETDENVVASAPTASGKTALAELAICRTLEAGGTALFVAPMRALTNEKESEWERFEELGYSVYVVTGERDLNPRRAERADILVMTPEKTDSATRKHDSRRYAFIRDVDCVVIDEVHLLDSEKRGSVLEVTVSRLRRLTDPRVVALSATMPNVEDVADWLDAPPETTFEFGDDYRPVDLHSGVETYTHGDNSFADKYRRLYRALDLAEPHIRDDGQALVFVSSRQDTVQAAKKARDEIGERDIPMGARGDYDFHNEADDLQNDTLRKSVLDGVAFHHAGLSKGDKDKVEEWFKQGKVQLLFSTSTLAWGVNLPARCVVLRDTKLHDPLEGEVDMSPLDILQMLGRAGRPEYDDVGYGWVVCDRSEADKYRRLLREGKEIESRLAEDLDAHLNAEIAMGTIRDLGDVMDWLETTFYDVRARSNPDEYGLDDVQADLKDRVQDALDRLKRRGFVDIDEDDLGVSATPLGRLASKFYLRLETAGEFRDLSERDDIETADVLRTVADAAEFDSVSARQSEREAVDSVLVGQNAGDLDPGARKILAILRSTMTGTTPAELRSDAWVITQNALRLLAALRAFLERFDRPRAANLASRVEARIEHGVSSDAVGLTAIDGVGSGRASKLAKEGIATPADVREAGEDGLIDAGLTAGVAEAVLESARDLPRVEVEWGSFPDSVPRGENDMREVTVRNAGDGTKVGVRVTVNGVEMTETSTYLDGEETVPVGVFGGTDDEMEYVVEVAFPELPLLPATDSRTVQVE
- a CDS encoding HAD family phosphatase, coding for MQSKAVLFDMDGVIVNSERYWVEIEQEEILPAAVEGTPDTSETTGMNFREIYDYLEERNEMTASKDEFVASYEEAARDIYGEKVALQEGFEELLADLREDGRTVALVSSSPHDWIDRMLDRFDLREAFDRIISAEEIDGKSKPEPDVYEYAAEQVGVGPEDCVAVEDSTNGVKSAKASGMRAVGYRNQSDEELDLSAADAVAASPAELREILLDE
- a CDS encoding topoisomerase DNA-binding C4 zinc finger domain-containing protein translates to MTETVHVYAGTCTTTYATSGDTEEEPTRQRGRVVVVHKPDGTVLVHDAEGYQPVAWLTRANAVHRETDGEGGFALVAVKDGERLRVESHGNPDHARHSATSAGVRVGTCPDCDGALVRARGSVTCLDCVTEYGLPRDAAMLDSTCDCGLPRMAVERGARFELCVDRECEDLDAAVRGRFDREWSCPDCDGDLRVLRERTLFLGCENYPDCEVTFALPDREVVGTCECGLPLVRSATDESECLDHECGVGESRDTEESVTENED
- a CDS encoding phosphatase PAP2 family protein encodes the protein MTRGIGETEFVSRLPEAVTAVAGLVTQLGDMWFVLLGVCAVFVLGARYRSLTDSPASDCVYLLALTLGAYSLTAVLKHFFALPRPPGAATATPPAWIPELGRAAYESMVTGDGYGFPSGHALKTTVVYGGAALVLDVWDRNRRLAVAGVLTALVAASRVVLGVHYVVDVAVGVTVGVLFLVAAVRLTDRRPTRALALSTALGGVAFATAGTLKSGLALSAAAVGLVVWAGTDGFRGFRIDSTRS
- the endA gene encoding tRNA-intron lyase; the protein is MNGRLRDDEVVVGGDARQRYYDSSGYGRPLGGQEIALSRVEAAYLLFKGDIDSVVRTGSASRGESDDEEMGFREFLADAGGEIVARFLVYADLRDRGFYLSPDREGWVDAPRSNDDFVVYPRGKGPWDDSVLYRIRVVGERADVPAEELGDAVLAVVDEESEITYLETDEADLRGSSGTDLPHGVAADLLDDRVLLWDPPAGLHERGFYGQPLDARDGDRNRSGILQLSLVEAAYLAREGVLSLDAGTVRERGRTVEGRRFDRRLRVYRALRERGIVPKTGFKFGADFRTYADVESVDDLGHSECLVRVLPADHVFSPRDLSLDVRLAHGVRKRMIFALVGPNEQITDWISVSRLTP
- a CDS encoding tryptophan--tRNA ligase, whose translation is MTRDTDSGREDGTDSTTAEPLPDELSESDASEVRRALPDGGTATDDGETTLDPWGSATVADYRKLFEEFGIEEFDEMLAEVPDPHYLMRRGVIFGHRDYRRVARAMQNDEPFAALSGFMPTGDPHIGHKLVFDEIIWHQQQGGDAYALIADLEANSARGMTWDEIDEHARDYLLSLLALGFDPEEGTLYRQSADRDVQDLAFELGSHANFSELENIYGFSGETNVSHMQSVVTQMADILYPQLDEPKPTVIPVGPDQDPHVRLARDLAARTRFFGVTKAYASFEADEEERELLAAAYAALSEEVGEEETVRCEDAADWLEAEMAPDDARDSVAAKLGEAGKEPLRPRVRFLDQNATDEAFEALIGAVEGEKRVFEEHIDAFGMDREDAEALAREVEMDHGGYGFVAPSSIYHRFMTGLTGGKMSSSVPASHISLLDDPEDGYDKVKAATTGGRETAEKQRELGGRADECPVYELYAYLLAGDDDEFAKEVYDECVGGERLCGDCKEQAAQLMREFLAEHQEKREEVEDLLERADIELDSDRKRN
- a CDS encoding Gfo/Idh/MocA family protein; the protein is MKFGVISTANIGRSAVVPAIRATDHEVLAVASRDSERADAFAEEFGIARSYGSYENLLEDDDLDAVYNPLPNALHAEWTKRAADAGLHVLCEKPLAVDAAEARAVGDYCDERGVTLMEAFMYRYHPRTERAADIVREQLGDVRSVKATFQFPMADSENVRLDPALAGGSLMDVGCYAVSAARLFLGEPDRAYATTHDAGEYDVDTKLAGVLEYDRDGATAELSCGFETADTQWYRVEAEDGWLEARDAFVPRDGGVEIEYETGGRHVVEQFDPTDQYRLEVEHFAECVESGTSPRTDADEAVRNMATIDALYESAQNGETVTVSEV